In Actinomadura luteofluorescens, the sequence GCGGTCCGGCGCGCTACTGGGGCGGGCCTTCGGTCAGGTGGACGGTCCCCGCCATGCGGTCGCCCCGGCTCGTCGTCCACTCGATCCGGACGGCGTCGCCCGGGTGGCGGGCCAGCATCAGGGTCGTGAGGGTGGACGGGGTGTCGACGGAGGCGTCGCCGAAGGCGACGATGACGCCCCCGACGGGGACCCCGGCGGCCTCGGCGGGGGAGCCGGGCACGAGCTCGGCGACCAGCGCGCCGGGGGAGCGGCCGTTCGGGCGGACCTTGACGCCGAGCATCGCGGTCGGGCCGATGTGCACGGTCGAGGACGCCTCGCCGCGCTGGATCTGCCGCGCGACCTCCAGCGCCCGGTCGGACGGGATGGCGTACCCCCGGTGGTCCTTGCGCTGCTCGGCGTCCTTCACCGAGAACCCGGCGGACGCCGCGGTGTTGATGCCGATGACCTTGCCGGAGGTGTCCAGCAGCGGCCCGCCGGAGTCGCCCGGCCGGATCGGCGCGTTCGTCTCGATCAGGCCGGCGAGCCGCTCGGAGGTGCCGTTGCTGTCGTCGCGCGCGGTGACCGACTGCTCCAGCGCGGTGACCCTGCCGGTGACGACGGTGGGCGTGCCGCCCTTGCCGCCCGCGTTGCCGACGGCGGTGACCGTGTCGCCGACCTCGACGCCCTCCGCGGAGGCGAACGCGGCGGCCTTCAGCCGGGTGGCCCCCGACAGCCGGATCACCGCGATGTCGCCGGCCCGGTCGTAGCCCACGACCTGCGCCGTGTAGCCGCGGCGGTTGTCGACGTCGGTCCCCTTGATCGCGGTGGCGCCCTGGATGACGTGGTTGTTGGTCAGCACGAGGCCGGACGCGGTGAGCACGATGCCCGTCCCGGCGGCGCGGGTGCCGTTCAGCGTCTGCTCGGTCTCGATGTTGACCACGCCCGGCCGCCGCCCGCTGGGCTTGGCGTGCTTGTTGCGGGTCGCCGCGGCGGAGGGCGGGGCGTCCTGCGGGGTCCCGCTCTCCACGACCCGGCAGCCGGGGGCGAGGAGGGCCAGGAGCGCCACCAGCAGCAACGGGATCGCGGCGCGGGCGCGGCGCCCGGAGTCCTCGCTCACCTGGATGCCTCCTCCCGCAGGTTCCTCCCATGATTCCCGATTCCGGGCAATTAGTCCGAAAGAAGGGAGGGCAACGCGGCGCGGGCCCCCGGCCGGGCCCGCGCCGGGGGCTCAGCGGGTGAAGTAGCGGCGGGGGTTCTCCACGAGCATCTGGTCGATCTGCCCGTCGGAGACGCCGGCGGCGCGCAGGGCGGGCAGGACGTCCTCGCTGATGTGCCGGTAGTTCCAGTTCG encodes:
- a CDS encoding S1C family serine protease; its protein translation is MSEDSGRRARAAIPLLLVALLALLAPGCRVVESGTPQDAPPSAAATRNKHAKPSGRRPGVVNIETEQTLNGTRAAGTGIVLTASGLVLTNNHVIQGATAIKGTDVDNRRGYTAQVVGYDRAGDIAVIRLSGATRLKAAAFASAEGVEVGDTVTAVGNAGGKGGTPTVVTGRVTALEQSVTARDDSNGTSERLAGLIETNAPIRPGDSGGPLLDTSGKVIGINTAASAGFSVKDAEQRKDHRGYAIPSDRALEVARQIQRGEASSTVHIGPTAMLGVKVRPNGRSPGALVAELVPGSPAEAAGVPVGGVIVAFGDASVDTPSTLTTLMLARHPGDAVRIEWTTSRGDRMAGTVHLTEGPPQ